A single genomic interval of Panthera tigris isolate Pti1 chromosome E3, P.tigris_Pti1_mat1.1, whole genome shotgun sequence harbors:
- the MARF1 gene encoding meiosis regulator and mRNA stability factor 1 isoform X1: protein MMEGNGTEDPCSRTLGWLRQNNDAKPWLWKFSNCFSRPEHTLPLSPHTKDYMENKKAAVELKDVPSPLHAGSKLFPAVPLPDIHSLQQPKIQLSPVPKVSCCAHCPNEPSTSPMRFGGGGGSGGSGGSGSLIHPGALLDSQSTRTVTCQVGSGFAFQSASSLQNASARNNLAGLASDFPSMCLESNLSSCKHLPCCGKLHFQSCHGNVHKLHQFPALQGCASAGYFPCSDFTSGAPGRLEEHISQSELTPHLCTNSLHLNVVPPVCLKGSLYCEDCLNKPARNSIIDAAKVWPNIPPPNTQTAPVTIPLCNGCGTKGAGKETTLLLATSLGKAASKFGSPEVALAGQVLENLPPIGVFWDIENCSVPSGRSATAVVQRIREKFFKGHREAEFICVCDISKENKEVIQELNNCQVTVAHINATAKNAADDKLRQSLRRFANTHTAPATVVLVSTDVNFALELSDLRHRHGFHIILVHKNQASEALLHHANELIRFEEFISDLPPRLPLKMPQCHTLLYVYNLPANKDGKSITNRLRRLSDNCGGKVLSITGCSAILRFINQDSAERAQKRMENEDVFGNRIIVSFTPKNRELCETKSSNAIADKVKSPKKLKNPKLCLIKDTSEQSSSAKATPGKGSQANSGSATKNTNVKSLQELCRMESKTGARSSDSQQGHLRLVAPPHRSLSAVAPTPKNSGTAEPAYKTNPKKENPCPRSVTSSPVENKEKEETPFQVSYPSAFSKLITSRQVSPLLAAQSWSSRRSMSPNLLNRASPLAFNIANSSIGADSPDPFANGADIQISNIDYRLSRKELQQLMQEAFSRHGKVKSVELSPHTDYQLKAVVQMENLQEAISAVNSLHRYKIGSKKILVSLATGAANKSLSLLSAETMSILQDAPACCLPLFKFTDIYEKKFGHKLNVSDLYKLTDTVAIREQGNGRLVCLLPSSQARQSPLGSSQSHDGSSTNCSPIIFEELEYHEPVCRQHCPDKDFSEHEFDPDSYKIPFVILSLKTFAPQVHSLLQTHEGTVPLLSFPDCYAAEFGELEIVQENQGGVPLEHLITCVPGVNIATAQNGVKVVKWIHNKPPPPNTDPWLLRSKSPVGNPQLIQFSREVIDLLKSQPSCVIPISNFIPSYHHHFAKQCRVSDYGYSKLIELLEAVPHVLQILGMGSKRLLTLTHRAQVKRFTQDLLKLLKSQASKQVVVREFSQAYHWCFSKDWDVTEYGVCELIDIVSEIPDTTICLSQQDSEMVICIPKRERTQDEIERTKQFSKDVVDLLRHQPHFRMPFNKFIPSYHHHFGRQCKLAYYGFTKLLELFEAIPDILQVLECGEEKILTLTEVERFKALAAQFVKLLRSQKDNCLMMTDLLTEYAKTFGYTFRLQDYDVSSVSALTQKLCHVVKVADMASGKQIQLINRKSLRALTAQLLVLLMSWEGAAHLSVDELKRRYETTHSAPLNPCEYGFMTLTELLKSLPYLVEVFTNDKTEECVKLTSLYLFAKNVRSLLHTYHYQQLFLHEFSMAYTKYVGETLQPKTYGYSSVEELLGAIPQVVWIKGHGHKRIVVLKNDMKSRVSSVGLSPVSPEDQPSATEHIPAAPESRTAPELRLGAGSDGPHQTEQELLRLTNDSPVDLLCAPVPSCLPSPQLRPDPVILQSADLIQFEEHPQAPSEIMILTQEESTEIPVPVKNKHPASESSSPCVSAAAPVPPCPSSETSESLLGKDPVESPAKKQPKNRVKLAANFSFAPITKL from the exons ATGATGGAAGGAAACGGAACTGAGGACCCCTGCAGTAGAACACTTGGATGGCTCCGACAAAATAATGATGCTAAGCCATGGCTCTGGAAATTTTCTAATTGCTTTTCTCGTCCTGAGCACACATTGCCACTTAGCCCCCACACG AAAGATTACATGGAGAACAAGAAAGCTGCTGTGGAGTTAAAGGACGTGCCGTCTCCCCTTCATGCTGGCTCTAAACTTTTCCCAGCAGTCCCGCTTCCAGATATTCATTCTCTCCAGCAACCTAAAATACAGCTTTCACCTGTCCCCAAAGTAAGCTGCTGCGCTCATTGCCCTAATGAACCCTCCACTTCGCCGATGCGTTTTGGTGGTGGCGGTGGCAGCGGTGGTAGCGGAGGTAGCGGTAGCTTGATTCACCCAGGCGCACTGTTAGACTCACAGAGCACCAGGACAGTCACGTGTCAGGTAGGCTCAGGGTTTGCCTTCCAGTCTGCATCTTCGCTCCAGAATGCCTCAGCTAGGAACAATTTGGCCGGCCTTGCAAGTGACTTCCCCAGCATGTGTCTAGAGAGTAATCTATCTTCCTGCAAACACCTGCCCTGTTGTGGAAAGCTTCATTTCCAATCCTGCCATGGTAACGTGCACAAGCTGCATCAGTTTCCGGCTCTCCAGGGCTGCGCCTCCGCTGGCTATTTCCCCTGTTCTGATTTCACGAGCGGGGCTCCGGGGCGTTTGGAAGAGCACATTTCACAGTCGGAGCTAACGCCTCACTTGTGCACCAATTCTTTGCACCTAAACGTGGTACCTCCGGTTTGTTTAAAGGGCTCACTTTACTGCGAAGACTGTCTCAACAAG ccGGCAAGAAATAGTATAATTGATGCTGCTAAAGTCTGGCCAAATATACCACCTCCAAATACTCAAACTGCACCTGTTACTATTCCTCTGTGTAATGGCTGTGGAACcaaaggagcagggaaggagacCACGTTGTTATTGGCGACCAGTCTAGGCAAAGCTGCTTCGAAATTTG GGTCACCAGAAGTTGCACTAGCCGGACAGGTGCTGGAAAACTTACCCCCCATTGGAGTTTTTTGGGATATTGAAAACTGTTCAGTTCCCTCTGGCCGCTCAGCTACTGCTGTTGTACAGAGAATCCGTGAGAAGTTTTTTAAAGGCCACAGAGAAGCAGAATTCATCTGTGTGTGTGACatcagtaaagaaaacaaagaagttatTCAAGAGCTGAATAATtgccag GTGACCGTGGCCCACATCAACGCTACCGCCAAGAACGCGGCTGACGACAAACTGCGCCAGAGTCTCCGAAGGTTTGCGAACACTCACACTGCTCCAGCCACTGTGGTTCTCGTGTCGA CTGATGTCAATTTTGCATTGGAGCTCAGTGATCTGAGACACAGGCATGGTTTCCACATAATTTTGGTCCATAAAAACCAGGCCTCGGAAGCACTGCTGCATCATGCTAATGAGCTGATCAGATTCGAAGAGTTCATTTCCGACTTGCCCCCCAGGTTACCACTAAAAATGCCA CAGTGCCACACTCTGCTCTATGTTTATAACCTACCAGCAAATAAAGATGGCAAGAGCATCACCAACAGGCTCAGGCGCCTGTCTGATAATTGTGGTGGGAAAGTGCTGAGTATCACAGGCTGCAGTGCAATTCTCCGCTTCATAAACCAAGATAGTGCAGAACGGGCTCAGAAGCGAATGGAAAACGAAGATGTCTTTGGTAATAGGATCATTGTGTCATTTACTCCAAAAAATAGAGAACTCTGTGAAACAAAGAGTTCCAATGCAATTGCTGATAAAGTGAAGTCTCCCAAAAAACTTAAGAATCCAAAATTGTGCCTCATCAAAGATACGAGTGAACAATCTTCCAGTGCCAAAGCCACGCCTGGAAAAGGGTCGCAGGCAAATTCTGGATCTGctacaaaaaacacaaatgttaaaAGTTTACAG GAGCTCTGCCGCATGGAGTCAAAGACTGGCGCTAGAAGCAGTGACTCCCAGCAAGGCCACCTGAGGCTGGTGGCGCCTCCCCACAGAAGCTTGAGCGCTGTAGCGCCCACACCCAAAAACTCGGGGACGGCAGAACCTGCTTACAAAACCAACCCGAA GAAAGAGAACCCCTGTCCCCGGAGTGTCACCAGCTCTCCtgtagagaacaaagagaaagaggagactcCGTTCCAAGTGAGTTACCCATCTGCTTTCAGCAAGCTGATCACGTCACGGCAAGTCAGTCCCCTGCTCGCAGCACAGTCTTGGTCTTCTCG CAGGAGTATGTCTCCAAACCTTTTAAACAGAGCGTCCCCACTTGCTTTCAACATTGCAAATTCGAGCATTggtgctgacagcccagacccGTTTGCAAATGGTGCTGACATCCAGATCAGCAACATCGACTACAGATTATCCCGGAAGGAGCTGCAGCAGCTTATGCAGGAGGCATTTTCTAGGCACGGCAAG GTGAAGAGTGTTGAGCTCAGCCCCCATACAGATTATCAGCTCAAGGCTGTTGTTCAGATGGAGAACTTACAAGAAGCAATCAGTGCGGTGAATAGCCTCCACAGATACAAAATTGGCAGCAAGAAGATCCTGGTCTCACTTGCCACAGGAGCTGCTAATAAATCACTCTCTTTACTGAG tGCAGAAACAATGTCTATTCTTCAGGACGCTCCTGCCTGCTGTctgcctctttttaaatttacagatatctatgaaaaaaa ATTTGGACACAAGTTGAACGTGTCGGATTTATATAAGCTAACAGACACGGTGGCAATCCGCGAACAAGGAAACGGAAGACTGGTGTGTCTGTTGCCCAGCAGTCAGGCCCGGCAGAGCCCCTTGGGGTCTTCGCAGTCACATGACGGCTCCTCGACAAATTGCAGCCCAATTATATTTGAAGAGTTAGAATATCACGAGCCTGTCTGCAGACAGCATTGCCCCGATAAGGACTTCAG TGAACACGAATTTGATCCAGACTCCTATAAGATTCCTTTTGTGATCCTCTCTTTGAAGACATTTGCGCCCCAGGTTCATAGTCTTCTGCAGACACATGAGGGCACCGTGCCTTTATTAAG CTTTCCAGATTGTTATGCTGCAGAGTTCGGTGAACTAGAAATAGTGCAGGAAAATCAAGGGGGTGTTCCCTTAGAACACCTCATCACCTGTGTTCCAGGTGTAAACATCGCCACTGCACAGAATGGCGTCAAAGTGGTCAAATGGATTCACAACAagcccccacctccaaacacaG ATCCTTGGCTTCTGCGTTCTAAAAGTCCTGTGGGTAACCCCCAGCTGATCCAGTTTAGCAGGGAAGTGATTGACCTGCTAAAGAGCCAGCCGTCCTGTGTCATCCCAATTAGTAATTTCATCCCGTCCTACCACCATCATTTTGCAAAGCAGTGCCGGGTATCAGACTATGGATATTCCAAGCTGATAGAATTACTGGAAGCTGTGCCTCATGTGTTGCAG ATCCTCGGAATGGGCTCCAAAAGGTTGTTGACCCTTACCCACAGGGCCCAGGTGAAGCGCTTTACTCAGGATTTACTAAAACTTCTCAAATCCCAAGCCAGCAAACAGGTCGTTGTGAGGGAGTTCTCACAGGCTTACCATTG GTGTTTCTCAAAAGACTGGGATGTCACTGAATATGGTGTTTGTGAATTGATTGATATCGTATCAGAGATTCCAGACACAACCATCTGCTTGTCCCAACAAGATAGTGAAATGGTGATTTGTATCCCCAAAAGAG agcgtACCCAGGATGAAATAGAAAGGACAAAGCAGTTCTCCAAGGATGTTGTTGATTTGCTGCGGCACCAACCCCATTTCCGGATGCCCTTTAACAAATTTATCCCCTCCTACCATCACCACTTTGGCCGGCAGTGTAAACTTGCATACTATGGGTTTACTAAACTCCTTGAACTTTTTGAAGCCATACCTGATATTTTACAA GTATTGgaatgtggagaagaaaaaatCCTCACCTTGACAGAGGTAGAACGATTCAAAGCTCTTGCTGCCCAGTTTGTCAAACTCCTTCGGTCCCAAAAAGATAACTGCCTTATGATGACGGATCTGCTTACGGAATACGCTAAAACTTTTGGTTACACGTTTCGTCTCCAAGACTACGATGTCAGTTCAGTTTCAGCTTTAACACAGAAGCTCTGCCATGTTGTGAAG GTTGCTGACATGGCGTCAGGCAAACAGATTCAGCTGATCAACCGCAAGTCCCTGCGTGCTCTCACTGCCCAGCTGCTGGTGTTGCTGATGTCTTGGGAAGGAGCCGCCCACCTGTCTGTCGATGAGCTCAAGAGGCGTTATGAAACTACCCACAGTGCCCCCCTCAACCCCTGTGAATATGGATTCATGACCTTGACCGAACTTCTGAAGAGTCTGCCCTACTTAGTGGAG GTTTTTActaatgacaagacagaggagtGTGTGAAGCTCACAAGCCTGTATTTGTTTGCCAAGAACGTGCGGTCTCTACTCCATACTTACCACTACCAGCAGCTTTTTCTCCATGAGTTTTCCATGGCCTATACCAAGTATGTCGGAGAAACACTGCAACCCAAGACCTACGGCTACAGTAGTGTGGAGGAGCTCTTGGGAGCAATCCCTCAG GTGGTCTGGATCAAAGGACATGGTCATAAGAGAATTGTAGTGttaaaaaatgacatgaaaa GCCGTGTGAGTTCAGTCGGGCTCTCCCCTGTCAGTCCTGAAGACCAGCCCTCGGCCACGGAGCACATCCCGGCGGCGCCCGAATCTCGCACAGCCCCGGAACTCAGACTTGGAGCAGGCAGCGATG
- the MARF1 gene encoding meiosis regulator and mRNA stability factor 1 isoform X6: MMEGNGTEDPCSRTLGWLRQNNDAKPWLWKFSNCFSRPEHTLPLSPHTKDYMENKKAAVELKDVPSPLHAGSKLFPAVPLPDIHSLQQPKIQLSPVPKVSCCAHCPNEPSTSPMRFGGGGGSGGSGGSGSLIHPGALLDSQSTRTVTCQVGSGFAFQSASSLQNASARNNLAGLASDFPSMCLESNLSSCKHLPCCGKLHFQSCHGNVHKLHQFPALQGCASAGYFPCSDFTSGAPGRLEEHISQSELTPHLCTNSLHLNVVPPVCLKGSLYCEDCLNKPARNSIIDAAKVWPNIPPPNTQTAPVTIPLCNGCGTKGAGKETTLLLATSLGKAASKFGSPEVALAGQVLENLPPIGVFWDIENCSVPSGRSATAVVQRIREKFFKGHREAEFICVCDISKENKEVIQELNNCQVTVAHINATAKNAADDKLRQSLRRFANTHTAPATVVLVSTDVNFALELSDLRHRHGFHIILVHKNQASEALLHHANELIRFEEFISDLPPRLPLKMPELCRMESKTGARSSDSQQGHLRLVAPPHRSLSAVAPTPKNSGTAEPAYKTNPKKENPCPRSVTSSPVENKEKEETPFQVSYPSAFSKLITSRQVSPLLAAQSWSSRRSMSPNLLNRASPLAFNIANSSIGADSPDPFANGADIQISNIDYRLSRKELQQLMQEAFSRHGKVKSVELSPHTDYQLKAVVQMENLQEAISAVNSLHRYKIGSKKILVSLATGAANKSLSLLSAETMSILQDAPACCLPLFKFTDIYEKKFGHKLNVSDLYKLTDTVAIREQGNGRLVCLLPSSQARQSPLGSSQSHDGSSTNCSPIIFEELEYHEPVCRQHCPDKDFSEHEFDPDSYKIPFVILSLKTFAPQVHSLLQTHEGTVPLLSFPDCYAAEFGELEIVQENQGGVPLEHLITCVPGVNIATAQNGVKVVKWIHNKPPPPNTDPWLLRSKSPVGNPQLIQFSREVIDLLKSQPSCVIPISNFIPSYHHHFAKQCRVSDYGYSKLIELLEAVPHVLQILGMGSKRLLTLTHRAQVKRFTQDLLKLLKSQASKQVVVREFSQAYHWCFSKDWDVTEYGVCELIDIVSEIPDTTICLSQQDSEMVICIPKRERTQDEIERTKQFSKDVVDLLRHQPHFRMPFNKFIPSYHHHFGRQCKLAYYGFTKLLELFEAIPDILQVLECGEEKILTLTEVERFKALAAQFVKLLRSQKDNCLMMTDLLTEYAKTFGYTFRLQDYDVSSVSALTQKLCHVVKVADMASGKQIQLINRKSLRALTAQLLVLLMSWEGAAHLSVDELKRRYETTHSAPLNPCEYGFMTLTELLKSLPYLVEVFTNDKTEECVKLTSLYLFAKNVRSLLHTYHYQQLFLHEFSMAYTKYVGETLQPKTYGYSSVEELLGAIPQVVWIKGHGHKRIVVLKNDMKSRVSSVGLSPVSPEDQPSATEHIPAAPESRTAPELRLGAGSDGPHQTEQELLRLTNDSPVDLLCAPVPSCLPSPQLRPDPVILQSADLIQFEEHPQAPSEIMILTQEESTEIPVPVKNKHPASESSSPCVSAAAPVPPCPSSETSESLLGKDPVESPAKKQPKNRVKLAANFSFAPITKL, translated from the exons ATGATGGAAGGAAACGGAACTGAGGACCCCTGCAGTAGAACACTTGGATGGCTCCGACAAAATAATGATGCTAAGCCATGGCTCTGGAAATTTTCTAATTGCTTTTCTCGTCCTGAGCACACATTGCCACTTAGCCCCCACACG AAAGATTACATGGAGAACAAGAAAGCTGCTGTGGAGTTAAAGGACGTGCCGTCTCCCCTTCATGCTGGCTCTAAACTTTTCCCAGCAGTCCCGCTTCCAGATATTCATTCTCTCCAGCAACCTAAAATACAGCTTTCACCTGTCCCCAAAGTAAGCTGCTGCGCTCATTGCCCTAATGAACCCTCCACTTCGCCGATGCGTTTTGGTGGTGGCGGTGGCAGCGGTGGTAGCGGAGGTAGCGGTAGCTTGATTCACCCAGGCGCACTGTTAGACTCACAGAGCACCAGGACAGTCACGTGTCAGGTAGGCTCAGGGTTTGCCTTCCAGTCTGCATCTTCGCTCCAGAATGCCTCAGCTAGGAACAATTTGGCCGGCCTTGCAAGTGACTTCCCCAGCATGTGTCTAGAGAGTAATCTATCTTCCTGCAAACACCTGCCCTGTTGTGGAAAGCTTCATTTCCAATCCTGCCATGGTAACGTGCACAAGCTGCATCAGTTTCCGGCTCTCCAGGGCTGCGCCTCCGCTGGCTATTTCCCCTGTTCTGATTTCACGAGCGGGGCTCCGGGGCGTTTGGAAGAGCACATTTCACAGTCGGAGCTAACGCCTCACTTGTGCACCAATTCTTTGCACCTAAACGTGGTACCTCCGGTTTGTTTAAAGGGCTCACTTTACTGCGAAGACTGTCTCAACAAG ccGGCAAGAAATAGTATAATTGATGCTGCTAAAGTCTGGCCAAATATACCACCTCCAAATACTCAAACTGCACCTGTTACTATTCCTCTGTGTAATGGCTGTGGAACcaaaggagcagggaaggagacCACGTTGTTATTGGCGACCAGTCTAGGCAAAGCTGCTTCGAAATTTG GGTCACCAGAAGTTGCACTAGCCGGACAGGTGCTGGAAAACTTACCCCCCATTGGAGTTTTTTGGGATATTGAAAACTGTTCAGTTCCCTCTGGCCGCTCAGCTACTGCTGTTGTACAGAGAATCCGTGAGAAGTTTTTTAAAGGCCACAGAGAAGCAGAATTCATCTGTGTGTGTGACatcagtaaagaaaacaaagaagttatTCAAGAGCTGAATAATtgccag GTGACCGTGGCCCACATCAACGCTACCGCCAAGAACGCGGCTGACGACAAACTGCGCCAGAGTCTCCGAAGGTTTGCGAACACTCACACTGCTCCAGCCACTGTGGTTCTCGTGTCGA CTGATGTCAATTTTGCATTGGAGCTCAGTGATCTGAGACACAGGCATGGTTTCCACATAATTTTGGTCCATAAAAACCAGGCCTCGGAAGCACTGCTGCATCATGCTAATGAGCTGATCAGATTCGAAGAGTTCATTTCCGACTTGCCCCCCAGGTTACCACTAAAAATGCCA GAGCTCTGCCGCATGGAGTCAAAGACTGGCGCTAGAAGCAGTGACTCCCAGCAAGGCCACCTGAGGCTGGTGGCGCCTCCCCACAGAAGCTTGAGCGCTGTAGCGCCCACACCCAAAAACTCGGGGACGGCAGAACCTGCTTACAAAACCAACCCGAA GAAAGAGAACCCCTGTCCCCGGAGTGTCACCAGCTCTCCtgtagagaacaaagagaaagaggagactcCGTTCCAAGTGAGTTACCCATCTGCTTTCAGCAAGCTGATCACGTCACGGCAAGTCAGTCCCCTGCTCGCAGCACAGTCTTGGTCTTCTCG CAGGAGTATGTCTCCAAACCTTTTAAACAGAGCGTCCCCACTTGCTTTCAACATTGCAAATTCGAGCATTggtgctgacagcccagacccGTTTGCAAATGGTGCTGACATCCAGATCAGCAACATCGACTACAGATTATCCCGGAAGGAGCTGCAGCAGCTTATGCAGGAGGCATTTTCTAGGCACGGCAAG GTGAAGAGTGTTGAGCTCAGCCCCCATACAGATTATCAGCTCAAGGCTGTTGTTCAGATGGAGAACTTACAAGAAGCAATCAGTGCGGTGAATAGCCTCCACAGATACAAAATTGGCAGCAAGAAGATCCTGGTCTCACTTGCCACAGGAGCTGCTAATAAATCACTCTCTTTACTGAG tGCAGAAACAATGTCTATTCTTCAGGACGCTCCTGCCTGCTGTctgcctctttttaaatttacagatatctatgaaaaaaa ATTTGGACACAAGTTGAACGTGTCGGATTTATATAAGCTAACAGACACGGTGGCAATCCGCGAACAAGGAAACGGAAGACTGGTGTGTCTGTTGCCCAGCAGTCAGGCCCGGCAGAGCCCCTTGGGGTCTTCGCAGTCACATGACGGCTCCTCGACAAATTGCAGCCCAATTATATTTGAAGAGTTAGAATATCACGAGCCTGTCTGCAGACAGCATTGCCCCGATAAGGACTTCAG TGAACACGAATTTGATCCAGACTCCTATAAGATTCCTTTTGTGATCCTCTCTTTGAAGACATTTGCGCCCCAGGTTCATAGTCTTCTGCAGACACATGAGGGCACCGTGCCTTTATTAAG CTTTCCAGATTGTTATGCTGCAGAGTTCGGTGAACTAGAAATAGTGCAGGAAAATCAAGGGGGTGTTCCCTTAGAACACCTCATCACCTGTGTTCCAGGTGTAAACATCGCCACTGCACAGAATGGCGTCAAAGTGGTCAAATGGATTCACAACAagcccccacctccaaacacaG ATCCTTGGCTTCTGCGTTCTAAAAGTCCTGTGGGTAACCCCCAGCTGATCCAGTTTAGCAGGGAAGTGATTGACCTGCTAAAGAGCCAGCCGTCCTGTGTCATCCCAATTAGTAATTTCATCCCGTCCTACCACCATCATTTTGCAAAGCAGTGCCGGGTATCAGACTATGGATATTCCAAGCTGATAGAATTACTGGAAGCTGTGCCTCATGTGTTGCAG ATCCTCGGAATGGGCTCCAAAAGGTTGTTGACCCTTACCCACAGGGCCCAGGTGAAGCGCTTTACTCAGGATTTACTAAAACTTCTCAAATCCCAAGCCAGCAAACAGGTCGTTGTGAGGGAGTTCTCACAGGCTTACCATTG GTGTTTCTCAAAAGACTGGGATGTCACTGAATATGGTGTTTGTGAATTGATTGATATCGTATCAGAGATTCCAGACACAACCATCTGCTTGTCCCAACAAGATAGTGAAATGGTGATTTGTATCCCCAAAAGAG agcgtACCCAGGATGAAATAGAAAGGACAAAGCAGTTCTCCAAGGATGTTGTTGATTTGCTGCGGCACCAACCCCATTTCCGGATGCCCTTTAACAAATTTATCCCCTCCTACCATCACCACTTTGGCCGGCAGTGTAAACTTGCATACTATGGGTTTACTAAACTCCTTGAACTTTTTGAAGCCATACCTGATATTTTACAA GTATTGgaatgtggagaagaaaaaatCCTCACCTTGACAGAGGTAGAACGATTCAAAGCTCTTGCTGCCCAGTTTGTCAAACTCCTTCGGTCCCAAAAAGATAACTGCCTTATGATGACGGATCTGCTTACGGAATACGCTAAAACTTTTGGTTACACGTTTCGTCTCCAAGACTACGATGTCAGTTCAGTTTCAGCTTTAACACAGAAGCTCTGCCATGTTGTGAAG GTTGCTGACATGGCGTCAGGCAAACAGATTCAGCTGATCAACCGCAAGTCCCTGCGTGCTCTCACTGCCCAGCTGCTGGTGTTGCTGATGTCTTGGGAAGGAGCCGCCCACCTGTCTGTCGATGAGCTCAAGAGGCGTTATGAAACTACCCACAGTGCCCCCCTCAACCCCTGTGAATATGGATTCATGACCTTGACCGAACTTCTGAAGAGTCTGCCCTACTTAGTGGAG GTTTTTActaatgacaagacagaggagtGTGTGAAGCTCACAAGCCTGTATTTGTTTGCCAAGAACGTGCGGTCTCTACTCCATACTTACCACTACCAGCAGCTTTTTCTCCATGAGTTTTCCATGGCCTATACCAAGTATGTCGGAGAAACACTGCAACCCAAGACCTACGGCTACAGTAGTGTGGAGGAGCTCTTGGGAGCAATCCCTCAG GTGGTCTGGATCAAAGGACATGGTCATAAGAGAATTGTAGTGttaaaaaatgacatgaaaa GCCGTGTGAGTTCAGTCGGGCTCTCCCCTGTCAGTCCTGAAGACCAGCCCTCGGCCACGGAGCACATCCCGGCGGCGCCCGAATCTCGCACAGCCCCGGAACTCAGACTTGGAGCAGGCAGCGATG